The following coding sequences lie in one Bordetella genomosp. 9 genomic window:
- a CDS encoding Bug family tripartite tricarboxylate transporter substrate binding protein, with the protein MHAWLKIIAATALAAACGIAQAQDYPSRPIKVVSPFPAGGATDVLTRLLAERMSKDLGTSMIVENRAGAGTTIGASYVQREPADGYTILMATNSTLVTNRFLYKSLPYDPDGFAPIGMVGIGPLVLLSSPKTPFGNVKELVDYAHKHPGKVTFATFGPGTSSHLAAELFKSQTGTDMLHVPFKGATQALPALIAGDVDIFFDMVATGMPQADAGKVRVFGITSTQRLDSEPKLPTLAEQGYPKFDMTAWFSFVAPPHTPETALTKLRAALMEALKDETVRKKMLDMGIQPASGTAEALISQMKAEQPVVQQLVRQANIVLQ; encoded by the coding sequence ATGCATGCCTGGTTGAAAATCATCGCCGCCACCGCCCTGGCGGCGGCCTGCGGTATCGCGCAAGCACAGGACTATCCATCCCGCCCGATCAAGGTCGTCTCGCCCTTTCCGGCTGGCGGCGCGACGGACGTCCTGACGCGGCTTCTGGCCGAGCGGATGAGCAAGGATCTGGGCACGTCCATGATCGTCGAGAACCGGGCGGGCGCCGGCACGACCATCGGCGCATCCTACGTCCAGCGTGAACCGGCCGACGGCTACACCATCCTGATGGCCACCAACTCGACGCTGGTGACGAACCGCTTCCTGTACAAGTCATTGCCCTACGACCCGGATGGGTTCGCGCCCATCGGCATGGTGGGTATCGGGCCGCTCGTCCTGCTGTCCAGCCCGAAGACGCCTTTCGGCAACGTCAAGGAACTGGTGGACTACGCCCACAAGCATCCCGGCAAAGTGACCTTCGCCACCTTCGGGCCCGGCACGTCGTCGCATCTGGCTGCCGAGCTGTTCAAGAGCCAGACCGGCACCGACATGCTGCACGTGCCCTTCAAGGGCGCCACGCAGGCCTTGCCCGCGCTCATCGCCGGCGACGTGGATATCTTCTTCGATATGGTGGCGACCGGCATGCCGCAGGCGGACGCAGGCAAGGTGAGGGTGTTCGGCATTACCAGCACGCAGCGGCTGGACAGCGAACCGAAGCTGCCGACGCTCGCCGAACAAGGCTATCCAAAGTTCGACATGACGGCCTGGTTCAGCTTCGTGGCGCCGCCGCACACGCCCGAAACGGCGCTGACGAAGCTGCGCGCCGCACTGATGGAAGCGCTGAAGGACGAGACCGTCCGCAAAAAGATGCTCGATATGGGCATACAACCGGCATCGGGCACCGCGGAGGCATTGATCAGCCAGATGAAGGCCGAACAGCCCGTCGTTCAGCAGCTGGTGAGGCAGGCGAACATCGTCCTGCAATAG
- the rpsF gene encoding 30S ribosomal protein S6: MRHYEVVFIVHPDQSEQVPAMVERYQSLVTGQGGTVHRLEDWGRRQLAYPIQKLVKAHYVCLNIECSQSTLDELEHSFRYNDAVLRHLVIKTKKAQTAPSIMMKSVEREEARKASAEAAAAQAE, encoded by the coding sequence ATGCGTCACTACGAAGTAGTGTTCATCGTTCACCCCGACCAGAGCGAGCAGGTGCCCGCCATGGTCGAGCGCTACCAGTCGCTGGTCACCGGCCAGGGCGGTACCGTCCACCGCCTGGAAGACTGGGGCCGCCGCCAGCTGGCTTACCCCATCCAGAAGCTGGTCAAGGCCCACTACGTGTGCCTGAACATCGAGTGCAGCCAGTCCACGCTGGACGAGCTGGAGCACTCCTTCCGCTACAACGACGCCGTGCTGCGCCACCTGGTCATCAAGACCAAGAAGGCCCAGACCGCCCCGTCGATCATGATGAAGTCCGTTGAGCGCGAAGAAGCGCGCAAGGCTTCGGCGGAAGCGGCCGCGGCTCAGGCCGAGTAA
- a CDS encoding polyprenyl synthetase family protein, translated as MKHAHLAFQDWLADRAAHVERTLDELLPSVDTVPARLHEAMRYAVLGGGKRVRAALVYAAGQACPVTGHAAAIDASLDRAAAAVELIHAYSLVHDDLPCMDNDTLRRGRPTVHVQYDDATAMLVGDALQPLAFELLAEMPIAPALVVQATKVLARASGSLGMAGGQAIDLESVGRALDRDELQTMHGMKTGAMLAVSVALGGIVSGASSSARQALDDYAQAIGLAFQVVDDILDVTADTSRLGKTAGKDAAENKPTYVSLLGLDQARAFAQDLRAAALDALTPLGEGRARLAELADFIVLRDR; from the coding sequence ATGAAGCACGCCCATCTCGCTTTCCAGGACTGGCTGGCGGACCGCGCCGCGCATGTCGAGCGCACGCTCGATGAATTGCTGCCGTCCGTAGACACGGTGCCGGCGCGTCTGCATGAAGCCATGCGCTATGCGGTGCTGGGAGGCGGCAAGCGCGTGCGCGCCGCGCTCGTGTACGCCGCCGGTCAGGCCTGCCCGGTAACCGGCCATGCCGCCGCGATCGACGCCTCGCTGGATCGCGCCGCGGCCGCGGTCGAGCTGATACATGCCTATTCGCTCGTGCATGACGACCTGCCATGCATGGACAACGACACGTTGCGCCGCGGGCGGCCCACCGTGCACGTGCAATACGACGACGCCACCGCCATGCTGGTGGGCGACGCGCTGCAGCCGCTGGCATTCGAGCTGCTGGCCGAAATGCCCATCGCCCCGGCGCTCGTGGTCCAGGCGACCAAGGTGCTGGCCCGCGCCTCGGGCAGTCTGGGCATGGCGGGCGGGCAGGCGATCGATCTGGAGAGTGTCGGCCGTGCGCTGGACCGCGACGAATTGCAGACCATGCACGGCATGAAGACCGGCGCCATGCTGGCCGTCAGCGTGGCGCTGGGCGGCATCGTGTCGGGCGCCAGTTCCAGCGCCCGGCAGGCACTGGACGATTATGCGCAGGCGATCGGACTGGCGTTTCAGGTGGTGGACGACATCCTCGATGTGACGGCGGATACCAGCCGGCTGGGCAAAACGGCCGGCAAGGACGCGGCGGAGAACAAGCCAACTTATGTATCGCTGCTGGGCCTGGATCAGGCGCGGGCCTTCGCACAGGACTTGCGCGCGGCGGCGTTGGATGCGTTGACCCCGCTCGGAGAAGGGCGCGCGCGGCTGGCGGAGCTGGCCGATTTCATCGTATTGCGGGATCGCTGA
- a CDS encoding replicative DNA helicase → MTSPTDTTLEYLRVPPHSIEAEQSVLGGLLLDNAAWDRIADVLVEEDFYRHDHRLIWQHMAKLIGLARPADVITVHEALVTAGKAEDVGGIAYLNSLAHNTPSAANIRRYAEIVRERATLRKLVSIADEIAAAALNPQGKEARQILDEAESKVFKIAQEGARGSAGFQEIQPLLTQVVERIDELYHRESDSDVTGVPTGFTDLDKMTSGLQPGDLIIVAGRPSMGKTSFSMNIGEHVAIEQGLPVAVFSMEMGAVQLAMRMLGSVGMLDQHRMRTGKLIAEDWPRVTHAVQLMQDAQVYIDETPALSAMEVRARARRLARQCGQLGLIIIDYLQLMSASSAGENRATEISEISRSLKGLAKELNCPLIALSQLNRSLEQRPNKRPVMSDLRESGAIEQDADVILFIYRDEVYNPDSPDKGTAEIIIGKQRNGPIGTVRLTFQGMSTRFLNFTAAPQY, encoded by the coding sequence ATGACATCTCCCACCGACACCACGCTCGAATATCTGCGCGTGCCGCCGCATTCCATCGAGGCGGAACAATCCGTCCTCGGGGGGCTGCTGCTGGACAACGCCGCCTGGGACCGTATCGCCGACGTGCTGGTCGAAGAGGACTTCTACCGCCACGACCACCGCCTGATCTGGCAGCACATGGCCAAGCTGATCGGGCTGGCCCGGCCGGCCGACGTGATCACCGTGCACGAAGCGCTGGTCACGGCCGGCAAGGCGGAAGATGTCGGCGGCATCGCTTACCTGAACTCGCTGGCGCACAACACGCCGTCGGCGGCCAACATCCGGCGCTATGCCGAGATCGTCCGCGAGCGTGCCACGCTGCGCAAGCTGGTGTCCATCGCGGACGAGATCGCCGCGGCGGCCCTGAATCCGCAGGGCAAGGAAGCGCGGCAGATCCTGGACGAAGCGGAGTCGAAGGTCTTCAAGATCGCCCAGGAAGGGGCGCGCGGTTCGGCTGGCTTCCAGGAGATCCAGCCGTTGCTGACGCAGGTGGTCGAGCGCATCGACGAGCTGTACCACCGCGAGAGCGATTCGGACGTGACTGGCGTGCCGACGGGCTTTACAGACCTGGACAAGATGACGTCCGGTCTGCAGCCGGGCGACCTGATCATCGTCGCGGGCCGCCCGTCCATGGGCAAGACCTCGTTCTCGATGAACATCGGCGAGCACGTCGCGATCGAGCAGGGCCTGCCGGTGGCCGTCTTCTCTATGGAAATGGGCGCGGTGCAGCTGGCGATGCGTATGCTCGGTTCCGTCGGCATGCTCGACCAGCACCGCATGCGTACCGGCAAGCTGATCGCGGAGGACTGGCCGCGCGTCACGCATGCCGTGCAACTGATGCAGGACGCGCAGGTCTATATCGATGAAACGCCGGCGCTCAGCGCCATGGAAGTCCGGGCCCGCGCACGCCGGCTGGCGCGGCAATGCGGCCAGCTTGGCCTGATCATCATCGACTACCTGCAGCTGATGTCCGCGAGCAGCGCGGGCGAGAACCGCGCCACGGAAATTTCGGAAATCAGCCGTTCGCTGAAGGGGCTGGCGAAGGAATTGAATTGCCCGCTGATCGCGTTGTCGCAGCTGAACCGCAGCCTGGAACAGCGCCCGAACAAACGGCCCGTCATGAGCGATCTGCGCGAATCCGGCGCTATCGAACAGGACGCGGACGTCATCCTGTTCATCTACCGGGACGAAGTCTATAACCCCGACTCTCCGGACAAAGGCACGGCCGAAATCATCATCGGCAAACAGCGTAACGGCCCGATCGGCACCGTGCGCCTGACGTTCCAGGGCATGAGCACGCGCTTCCTGAACTTCACGGCGGCGCCGCAGTATTGA
- a CDS encoding exodeoxyribonuclease VII small subunit — protein MAPTQADQQNDSSAAASGGRGEAPLPQDFETALAQLEALVAAMEDGSLPLEESLAAYRRGVELTRICQERLAQAEQQVRVLEGDLLRPLDPDALDDESNG, from the coding sequence TTGGCCCCCACGCAAGCCGATCAGCAGAACGATTCTTCCGCAGCGGCGTCGGGCGGACGTGGCGAGGCGCCGTTGCCCCAGGACTTCGAAACGGCCCTGGCGCAATTGGAAGCGCTCGTCGCCGCCATGGAAGACGGTTCCCTGCCGCTGGAGGAATCGCTGGCGGCCTACCGCCGCGGCGTCGAGCTCACGCGCATCTGCCAGGAGCGCCTGGCGCAGGCGGAGCAACAGGTGCGGGTGCTGGAAGGCGACCTGTTGCGCCCCCTGGACCCCGACGCGCTGGACGACGAATCGAACGGATGA
- the pdxA gene encoding 4-hydroxythreonine-4-phosphate dehydrogenase PdxA, translating to MSATKPSRAGLPVGITMGDAAGIGPEIVVQAYAQGLAAPAVVYGDAGALRRAADLLGARVSVREIAGPGEAPPAPDAIAVVACHPALPPDLAPGQINGLAGRAAYEYVCAAIDDAMAGRIRAIVTAPLNKASMHAGGIDYPGHTEILAERSGTSEFAMMLANRELRVLLVTIHVALADVFARITVGSELRAIRLAHTACRQMGIARPRVAVAGLNPHAGENGKFGREEIDIITPAIEAARSEGIDASGPWPGDTVFMRARRGDFDIVVAQYHDQGLIPVKYLGVEEGVNVTVGLPFVRTSVDHGTAFDIAWQGIADPSSLVAAFDLALAMTPDASTAD from the coding sequence ATGAGCGCCACCAAGCCATCCCGCGCGGGACTGCCCGTCGGCATCACCATGGGCGATGCCGCGGGCATCGGGCCCGAAATCGTGGTGCAGGCCTACGCCCAGGGGCTGGCGGCGCCGGCGGTCGTCTATGGCGATGCGGGGGCGCTGCGGCGCGCCGCCGACCTGCTCGGCGCGCGCGTCTCCGTGCGCGAAATCGCGGGTCCCGGCGAGGCTCCGCCTGCGCCCGACGCCATTGCGGTGGTCGCCTGCCATCCGGCCCTGCCGCCGGACCTGGCGCCCGGACAAATCAACGGACTCGCTGGACGCGCAGCTTATGAATATGTATGCGCCGCCATCGACGACGCCATGGCGGGCCGCATCCGCGCCATCGTGACCGCGCCGCTCAACAAAGCGTCGATGCATGCGGGCGGCATCGATTATCCCGGCCACACCGAAATACTGGCCGAGCGCAGCGGCACGAGCGAGTTCGCCATGATGCTGGCGAATCGCGAGTTGCGCGTCCTGCTCGTCACCATCCACGTGGCGCTGGCCGACGTGTTCGCCCGCATCACGGTGGGGTCGGAACTGCGCGCCATACGGCTGGCGCACACCGCCTGCCGGCAAATGGGCATCGCGCGTCCCCGTGTCGCCGTGGCGGGCCTGAATCCCCATGCCGGCGAGAACGGCAAGTTCGGCCGCGAGGAAATCGACATCATCACTCCCGCCATCGAGGCCGCACGGAGCGAAGGCATCGATGCCAGCGGGCCGTGGCCCGGCGATACGGTGTTCATGCGTGCCCGTCGCGGGGACTTCGATATCGTGGTCGCCCAGTATCACGACCAGGGGCTGATACCGGTGAAATACCTGGGCGTGGAAGAAGGCGTCAACGTCACCGTGGGACTGCCTTTCGTGCGCACGAGCGTGGATCACGGAACGGCGTTCGACATCGCGTGGCAAGGCATCGCGGACCCCAGTTCGCTGGTCGCCGCCTTCGACCTGGCGCTCGCCATGACCCCTGACGCATCGACAGCGGATTGA
- a CDS encoding bile acid:sodium symporter family protein produces MNRFTRFLPDRFTLFLVITVIIASLLPAHGQGIDAFEIITDIAVGLLFFLHGARLSREAIIAGITHWRLHSLIFTTTFILFPVIGLLLKPVLMPLVTPELYLGIMFLCCLPATVQSAIAFTSMARGNVPAAVCSASASSLLGIFITPIAVGLVVVKAGSSPVSFDAVGKIMLQLLLPFVLGQVLRRWIGGWVHKRKSLLKVVDQGSILLVVYTAFSEAVNEGLWHNTPLPALAGLILACAVILAVALFLTTMLGRIMKFNVPDRITLLFCGSKKSLASGIPMAQVLFAGHAVGAIVLPLMLFHQLQLMVCAVLAGRFARRPEADEGGRH; encoded by the coding sequence ATGAACCGCTTCACTCGCTTTTTGCCGGACCGCTTCACGCTGTTCCTGGTGATCACCGTCATCATCGCCAGTCTGCTTCCCGCCCATGGCCAGGGCATCGACGCCTTCGAAATCATCACCGACATCGCCGTCGGACTGCTTTTCTTCCTGCACGGCGCAAGATTGTCGCGTGAAGCCATCATTGCCGGCATCACGCACTGGCGCCTGCACAGCCTGATCTTCACGACGACCTTCATCCTGTTCCCGGTGATCGGCCTGCTGCTCAAGCCGGTCCTGATGCCGCTGGTCACGCCCGAGCTATATCTGGGCATCATGTTCCTGTGCTGCCTGCCCGCCACGGTGCAATCGGCGATCGCGTTTACGTCGATGGCGCGCGGCAACGTGCCGGCGGCGGTGTGCAGCGCTTCGGCATCCAGCCTGCTGGGCATTTTCATCACGCCGATCGCTGTGGGGCTGGTGGTGGTAAAGGCAGGCAGCTCGCCCGTGTCCTTCGATGCGGTCGGCAAGATCATGCTGCAACTGCTGCTGCCTTTCGTGTTGGGTCAAGTCCTGCGCCGCTGGATCGGCGGCTGGGTCCACAAGCGCAAGTCGCTGCTGAAGGTGGTGGACCAGGGTTCCATCCTGCTGGTCGTCTACACGGCCTTTTCCGAAGCGGTCAACGAAGGCCTGTGGCACAACACGCCGCTGCCCGCCCTGGCCGGGCTCATTCTCGCCTGCGCCGTGATCCTGGCGGTCGCGTTGTTCCTTACGACAATGCTGGGCCGCATCATGAAGTTCAACGTGCCGGACCGCATCACGCTGCTGTTCTGCGGTTCCAAGAAAAGCCTGGCCAGCGGCATTCCCATGGCGCAGGTGCTTTTTGCCGGCCATGCGGTGGGCGCGATCGTGCTGCCGCTGATGCTGTTTCATCAATTGCAGTTGATGGTGTGCGCCGTGCTGGCGGGCCGCTTCGCGCGGCGCCCGGAAGCCGACGAAGGCGGCCGCCACTGA
- the folE2 gene encoding GTP cyclohydrolase FolE2, giving the protein MNSPIDPALVMPDIQSSADTRHIPIQRVGIRGVRHPMLVQAADGSAMATVANWTLTVALPAQEKGTHMSRFVALLEKYRQVPMTPAAFRDMAREMLPLLHAQRGDITAAFPYFINKSAPVSGVQSLMDYEVQWIARAAGDEVDFELVVQVPLTSLCPCSKAISEYGAHNQRSHVTVSARIGDEVGVDEIIRLIEDEGSCEVWGLLKRPDEKFVTERAYDNPKFVEDLVRDVAARLSVRAGVGAYRVEAENFESIHNHSAYAVVEGQGPAQPA; this is encoded by the coding sequence ATGAATTCCCCTATCGACCCCGCCCTCGTCATGCCGGACATCCAGAGTTCGGCCGATACCCGGCACATCCCCATTCAGCGCGTCGGCATTCGTGGCGTGCGCCACCCCATGCTGGTGCAGGCTGCCGACGGCAGCGCCATGGCGACCGTGGCCAACTGGACGTTGACGGTGGCCCTGCCGGCCCAGGAAAAGGGCACCCATATGTCGCGGTTCGTGGCGCTGCTGGAAAAGTACCGCCAGGTTCCCATGACGCCGGCCGCCTTCCGCGATATGGCGCGCGAAATGCTGCCGCTGCTGCATGCGCAGCGCGGCGACATCACCGCCGCTTTCCCATATTTCATCAATAAGTCGGCGCCGGTCTCCGGCGTGCAGAGTCTGATGGACTATGAGGTGCAGTGGATCGCGCGCGCCGCCGGCGACGAGGTCGATTTCGAACTCGTCGTCCAGGTGCCGCTTACCAGCCTGTGCCCCTGCTCCAAGGCCATCTCCGAGTACGGCGCCCACAATCAGCGCTCGCACGTCACGGTGTCGGCGCGCATCGGCGACGAAGTGGGCGTCGATGAAATCATCCGTTTGATCGAGGATGAAGGGTCCTGCGAGGTCTGGGGGCTGCTCAAGCGTCCCGACGAAAAATTCGTGACGGAACGCGCCTATGACAACCCCAAGTTCGTCGAGGACCTCGTTCGCGACGTTGCCGCGCGTCTGTCCGTTCGCGCCGGAGTAGGCGCCTACCGGGTCGAAGCGGAAAACTTCGAGTCCATCCACAATCATTCCGCCTACGCGGTGGTGGAAGGCCAGGGACCCGCCCAACCCGCCTGA
- the rplI gene encoding 50S ribosomal protein L9, with amino-acid sequence MEVILLEKVPGKGNLGDIVRVRDGYARNWLIPQKKAQRATAAAKEAFEARRAELEKVQAERLAAAQALGERLSGQQIKISQKAGVDGRLFGSVTSADIVEAMRKAGFDNVEKSQVRLPAGPLKAVGEYPVQVALHADVVTDVTVVVEGEMA; translated from the coding sequence ATGGAAGTGATCCTGCTCGAAAAAGTCCCCGGCAAGGGCAACCTGGGCGATATCGTCCGTGTCCGTGACGGCTACGCTCGCAACTGGCTGATCCCGCAGAAGAAGGCGCAACGCGCCACGGCGGCGGCCAAGGAAGCGTTCGAGGCGCGCCGCGCCGAACTCGAAAAAGTCCAGGCCGAACGCCTGGCCGCCGCCCAGGCCCTGGGCGAACGCCTGTCCGGCCAGCAGATCAAGATCTCGCAAAAGGCCGGCGTGGACGGCCGCCTGTTTGGTTCGGTCACCAGCGCCGACATCGTTGAAGCCATGCGCAAAGCCGGTTTCGACAACGTCGAGAAGTCGCAGGTGCGCCTGCCCGCCGGTCCGCTGAAGGCCGTCGGCGAGTATCCCGTGCAGGTCGCCCTGCACGCCGACGTGGTGACGGACGTCACTGTCGTGGTCGAAGGCGAAATGGCCTGA
- the rpsR gene encoding 30S ribosomal protein S18 yields MAFFGKRKEKRKFAQQNPLFKRRKFCRFTAAGVEEIDYKDLDTLRDFIQENGKIIPARLTGTKAHYQRQLDTAIKRARFLALLPYTDNHN; encoded by the coding sequence ATGGCTTTCTTCGGTAAGCGCAAGGAAAAACGCAAGTTCGCGCAACAGAACCCGCTGTTCAAGCGCCGCAAGTTCTGCCGTTTCACGGCAGCCGGCGTGGAAGAGATCGACTACAAGGATCTGGACACGCTGCGTGACTTCATCCAGGAAAACGGCAAGATCATCCCGGCTCGCCTGACCGGCACCAAGGCCCACTATCAGCGTCAGCTGGACACCGCCATCAAGCGTGCGCGCTTCCTGGCGCTGTTGCCCTACACCGACAACCACAATTGA
- the priB gene encoding primosomal replication protein N, translating into MNETALSAQVLEREPLRHTPAGIPVLEMTLGHVSEVVEAGHPRRVELTIQAVVVGDLALMLADIQLGTPLQVQGFLAPVRQGAVKLRLHVQRATRLAAGGDPPVA; encoded by the coding sequence ATGAATGAAACCGCATTGAGCGCACAGGTTCTCGAACGCGAGCCGCTGCGCCATACGCCCGCCGGCATCCCGGTACTGGAGATGACGCTGGGCCATGTGTCGGAAGTCGTCGAGGCGGGGCATCCCCGTCGCGTGGAACTGACGATACAGGCGGTGGTCGTGGGCGACCTGGCCCTCATGCTGGCGGACATCCAATTGGGTACGCCGCTGCAGGTGCAGGGTTTCCTGGCGCCCGTGCGCCAGGGCGCGGTCAAGCTCAGGCTGCACGTCCAGCGCGCTACCCGGCTGGCGGCCGGCGGAGATCCGCCGGTGGCGTGA
- the dxs gene encoding 1-deoxy-D-xylulose-5-phosphate synthase → MTTDLLETIDSPADLKRLDRRALKKLADELRAFILASVSRTGGHLSSNLGTVELALALHTVFDTPDDRIVWDVGHQSYPHKILTGRREGMARLRQEGGISGFPRRSESEYDAFGTAHSSTSISAALGMAVASRNAGVSRQHIAVIGDGAMSAGMAFEAMNNAGVTPNINLLVILNDNDMSISPPVGALNRYLARLMSGRFYAAAKNMGKAVLQHVPPVLEFARRIEEHAKGMVTPATLFEEFGFNYVGPIDGHDLDALIPTLQNLKALQGLQFLHVVTRKGQGYKLAEADPVLYHGPGKFDPAVGIVPAKAPSKLTFTQVFGQWLCDMAEQDEKLVGITPAMREGSGLVEFEQRYPLRYFDVGIAEQHAVTFAAGLACEGQKPVVAIYSTFLQRGYDQLIHDVALQNLDVTFALDRAGLVGADGATHAGNYDIAYLRCIPNMVVATPSDEAEARLLLTTCYRYPGPASVRYPRGGGRGAQVPATLDDVPVGKGVVRRHGATIAILCFGTLLPAVEKAAEALDATVADMRFVKPLDEALVRELASRHDALVTVEEGAIMGGAGSAVCEALNAAAVTIPVLQLGLPDRFIDHGDRQALLAAVGLDEHGIETAVRNRFGHLLDRPIQKVNRG, encoded by the coding sequence ATGACCACTGACTTATTGGAAACCATCGATAGCCCTGCGGACCTGAAGCGGCTGGACCGGCGCGCCCTGAAGAAGCTCGCCGATGAACTGCGCGCGTTCATCCTGGCTTCGGTTTCCCGCACGGGCGGCCATCTGTCGTCCAACCTGGGCACCGTCGAGCTGGCGCTGGCGCTGCACACCGTTTTCGATACGCCGGACGACCGCATCGTCTGGGACGTGGGCCACCAGTCGTATCCCCACAAGATCCTGACCGGCCGCCGCGAAGGCATGGCGCGCCTGCGCCAGGAAGGCGGCATTTCCGGCTTTCCGCGCCGCAGCGAATCGGAATACGACGCCTTCGGTACGGCGCATTCATCGACCTCGATTTCCGCCGCGCTCGGCATGGCGGTGGCCTCCCGCAACGCGGGCGTGTCGCGTCAGCACATCGCGGTGATCGGCGACGGCGCCATGTCGGCGGGCATGGCGTTCGAAGCCATGAACAATGCGGGCGTCACGCCGAACATCAATCTGCTGGTGATCCTGAACGACAACGATATGTCGATCTCGCCGCCGGTAGGGGCGCTGAACCGCTATCTGGCCCGGCTGATGTCCGGGCGCTTCTACGCGGCCGCCAAGAATATGGGCAAGGCGGTGTTGCAGCATGTGCCCCCGGTGCTGGAGTTTGCCCGGCGCATAGAAGAACACGCCAAGGGCATGGTCACGCCGGCCACGCTGTTCGAGGAATTCGGCTTCAACTATGTCGGGCCCATCGACGGCCACGATCTGGACGCGCTGATCCCCACGCTGCAGAACCTGAAGGCGCTGCAAGGGCTGCAATTCCTGCATGTCGTGACGCGCAAGGGGCAGGGCTACAAGCTGGCCGAAGCGGACCCGGTGCTGTATCACGGGCCGGGCAAGTTCGACCCGGCGGTGGGTATCGTGCCGGCAAAGGCGCCTTCCAAATTGACGTTCACGCAGGTGTTCGGCCAGTGGCTGTGCGACATGGCGGAGCAGGACGAGAAGCTGGTCGGCATTACGCCGGCCATGCGGGAAGGCAGCGGCCTGGTCGAATTCGAGCAACGCTATCCTTTGCGCTACTTCGACGTTGGCATTGCCGAGCAGCATGCGGTCACTTTCGCTGCGGGACTCGCCTGCGAGGGGCAGAAGCCGGTGGTGGCCATCTATTCGACCTTCCTGCAGCGCGGCTACGATCAGCTCATCCACGATGTGGCATTGCAGAACCTGGACGTCACTTTCGCGTTGGACCGTGCCGGCCTGGTCGGCGCCGACGGCGCCACGCATGCCGGCAACTACGACATCGCCTATCTGCGCTGCATTCCGAACATGGTCGTGGCGACCCCATCCGACGAGGCGGAAGCGAGGCTGCTGCTGACCACCTGTTACCGCTATCCCGGCCCCGCGTCGGTGCGCTATCCCCGCGGCGGCGGGCGAGGCGCGCAGGTGCCCGCCACCCTGGACGACGTGCCGGTCGGCAAGGGCGTCGTCCGGCGCCATGGCGCCACGATCGCCATTCTGTGCTTCGGCACGTTGCTGCCCGCGGTGGAGAAGGCGGCGGAGGCTTTGGATGCCACCGTTGCCGACATGCGCTTCGTGAAGCCGCTGGACGAGGCGCTGGTGCGTGAACTCGCATCGCGCCACGACGCACTCGTCACCGTGGAAGAGGGCGCCATCATGGGCGGCGCCGGCAGCGCCGTTTGCGAAGCCCTGAATGCCGCCGCCGTCACCATCCCGGTCCTGCAGCTGGGCCTGCCCGATCGTTTCATCGACCATGGCGATCGGCAGGCCTTGCTGGCCGCGGTGGGGCTGGACGAGCATGGCATCGAAACGGCCGTGCGCAACCGGTTCGGTCATCTGCTGGACCGGCCGATCCAGAAAGTGAACCGCGGCTGA